A part of Gemmatimonas groenlandica genomic DNA contains:
- the rplS gene encoding 50S ribosomal protein L19 codes for MHPFIETQKEWMKAVTPFRPGDTVRVNVRVKEGDKERVQAFEGVCIARRGGGVSETFTVRKISNGVGVERIFPIHSPMVAEIIVVRRGAVRRAKLYYLRDVTGKAARIKERKVVRAPRGA; via the coding sequence ATGCATCCGTTTATCGAAACGCAGAAAGAGTGGATGAAGGCAGTGACGCCGTTCCGCCCGGGTGACACCGTGCGCGTTAACGTGCGCGTAAAGGAAGGCGACAAGGAACGCGTTCAGGCGTTCGAAGGCGTCTGCATCGCGCGTCGTGGCGGTGGTGTCAGCGAGACGTTCACCGTGCGCAAGATTTCGAACGGTGTCGGTGTCGAGCGCATCTTCCCGATTCATAGCCCGATGGTCGCCGAGATCATCGTGGTTCGTCGTGGCGCCGTGCGCCGTGCGAAGCTGTACTACCTCCGCGACGTGACGGGTAAGGCCGCGCGTATCAAGGAGCGTAAGGTCGTGCGCGCCCCTCGCGGCGCGTAA
- a CDS encoding prolyl oligopeptidase family serine peptidase, which yields MISSLEPERPTAPPTYPATRTVDQVDDYHGNLVADPFRWLEDDTSAETKGWVEAQNRVTFAYLDRIPSRDLMRARLTELVNYPRYSAPVVKKQWHLFTKNDGLQNQAVYYIQEGAAGTPVVLIDPNSLSADGTTRVAGLTFNKAGTRIAYMLSQAGSDWQQIRVIDVATRENLPDVVDWVKVSGIAWHGDGFFYSRYPEPVNTDAAFSSVNEDHQVFYHALGTPQSSDRLVYRDSANPQRFHTVGTTESERYAVLSVSDRGQGKDGNALHVLDLTVPNGAFSPLWTTFDDQMDVLDNVDDQLLVITNRHAPNQRVVRIDPAAPDEANWITVIAERTEPVSGMSTAGGRLFATYLKDVTTRAYVHALDGTVEREITLPGFGTAGGFDGEHDATSVYYSFTSFTAPITVYRYDIVSGRSTQLREVTLPFDPDRFETRQVFVTSKDGTKVPAFIVARKGLVLDGANPTMLYAYGGFNVSLPPNFSAMRVAFLEQGGVYVQANLRGGNEYGEAWHQAGMKEKKQNVFDDFVAVAEWLFEHGYTCSDKLAIAGGSNGGLLVGAIMTQRPTLAKVALPAVGVMDMLRFHKFTIGWNWIADYGSSDDVEGFDYLFAYSPLHNLKDGTAYPATLITTADHDDRVVPAHSFKFAARLQQAHDGPNPVLIRIETQSGHGSSSLTKQIAEMADEYAFIFENLGVTPEWR from the coding sequence GTGATCTCTTCGCTCGAGCCTGAACGCCCGACAGCACCGCCGACCTATCCCGCCACACGGACGGTCGATCAGGTGGATGACTATCACGGTAACCTGGTGGCCGACCCATTCCGATGGCTGGAAGACGACACCTCCGCTGAGACAAAAGGGTGGGTGGAGGCGCAGAACCGGGTCACCTTCGCGTATCTCGACCGGATTCCGTCACGAGACCTCATGAGGGCGCGATTGACCGAGCTGGTGAACTACCCTCGGTACTCCGCCCCGGTCGTGAAGAAGCAGTGGCATCTCTTCACCAAGAACGACGGCCTGCAGAATCAGGCGGTCTACTACATCCAGGAAGGCGCCGCGGGCACGCCGGTCGTACTGATCGACCCCAACTCCCTGTCGGCTGACGGCACGACCCGGGTGGCCGGCCTCACGTTCAACAAAGCCGGCACGCGCATCGCCTACATGCTGAGCCAGGCCGGCTCCGACTGGCAACAGATCCGCGTGATCGATGTGGCCACGCGCGAGAACCTGCCCGACGTCGTCGACTGGGTGAAGGTCTCCGGCATCGCGTGGCACGGCGACGGCTTTTTCTACAGTCGCTATCCGGAACCGGTCAACACCGACGCCGCCTTCTCCTCGGTGAATGAAGACCACCAGGTCTTCTACCATGCACTCGGCACGCCGCAGTCGTCCGACCGCTTGGTGTACCGGGACAGTGCCAACCCGCAGCGCTTCCACACGGTCGGCACCACGGAGAGCGAGCGCTATGCCGTCCTCTCAGTGAGCGATCGCGGCCAGGGCAAGGATGGCAACGCGCTCCACGTGCTGGACCTTACCGTGCCCAACGGCGCGTTCTCCCCGCTGTGGACCACGTTCGACGACCAGATGGACGTGCTGGACAACGTAGACGATCAGCTGCTGGTGATCACGAACCGCCACGCGCCCAATCAGCGCGTCGTGCGCATCGATCCCGCCGCTCCCGACGAAGCGAACTGGATCACCGTGATCGCCGAACGCACCGAGCCGGTGAGTGGGATGTCGACCGCCGGCGGGCGCCTGTTCGCCACGTACCTGAAGGACGTGACGACGCGCGCCTACGTACATGCGCTCGATGGCACCGTGGAGCGAGAGATCACGCTCCCTGGCTTCGGGACAGCAGGCGGCTTCGATGGCGAGCACGACGCGACGTCGGTGTACTACAGCTTTACCTCGTTTACGGCACCGATCACCGTGTATCGGTACGACATCGTGTCGGGACGCAGCACGCAACTGCGCGAGGTCACGCTGCCGTTCGATCCCGACCGGTTCGAAACCAGGCAGGTGTTCGTGACGAGTAAGGATGGCACGAAGGTGCCGGCCTTCATCGTCGCCCGGAAAGGTCTCGTGCTCGACGGTGCGAATCCCACGATGTTGTACGCCTACGGCGGCTTCAACGTCTCGCTGCCCCCGAACTTCAGTGCCATGCGCGTCGCCTTCCTCGAGCAAGGCGGCGTATACGTGCAGGCCAACCTGCGTGGCGGTAACGAGTACGGCGAGGCGTGGCATCAGGCCGGCATGAAGGAGAAGAAGCAGAATGTCTTCGATGACTTCGTGGCGGTCGCCGAGTGGCTGTTCGAGCACGGCTATACCTGCAGCGACAAGCTCGCGATTGCGGGCGGCTCCAACGGAGGCTTGCTGGTCGGCGCCATCATGACGCAGCGTCCCACCCTGGCGAAGGTCGCGTTGCCGGCCGTCGGGGTGATGGACATGCTCCGCTTCCACAAATTCACCATCGGCTGGAACTGGATCGCCGACTACGGGTCGAGCGACGACGTCGAGGGCTTCGACTATCTGTTCGCCTACTCGCCGCTGCACAACTTGAAGGACGGCACGGCGTACCCCGCCACGCTCATCACGACCGCCGACCACGACGATCGCGTCGTGCCGGCTCATTCGTTCAAGTTCGCCGCACGACTGCAGCAGGCACATGATGGCCCGAACCCGGTGCTCATTCGGATCGAGACGCAATCGGGACACGGCAGTTCGTCACTCACGAAGCAGATCGCTGAAATGGCCGACGAGTACGCGTTCATTTTCGAGAATCTCGGCGTGACACCAGAGTGGCGCTGA
- a CDS encoding ATP-binding cassette domain-containing protein — MSLVSLQDVSVAFGGPPVLNHADFAIERGERVCLLGRNGAGKSTFMKVLDGTQVPDSGAVVKLGGVTMARLDQEMPLALTGSMFEVVAEGLGDRGRLLTEYHAASIRVSTDHSDAALRELDRLHRALDSADAWQLHIRVETVLEHLALDPEARIEQASGGRTRQALLARALVCEPDLILLDEPTNHLDIEAIEWMEEYLTSRGLTLIFVTHDRAFLRRVATRIVELDRGRLVDFGTDYDTYLERKDAMLASEAKSWEEFDKRLAKEEVWIRTGIQARRTRNEGRVRGLEALRVERSQRRERVGTTRAQTQDAERSGRMVIEANAISFNHGTKPIVSELTATIMRGDRVGLVGPNGCGKTTLIKLLLGELTPQSGSIRHGTNLEIAYFDQRREQLDPERSVFDSIADGAEFVSVGGQQRHVNGYLQDFLFTPDRARTPVRALSGGERNRLLLARLFTRSFNVLVLDEPTNDLDIETLDVLEALLAGFTGTLLLVSHDRAFLDAVVSSTLVFEGKGVIREYVGGYTDWLRQRPAPVVVTASPPKRVEVPSTVKPKKRKLSYKETQELAALPDRISASEQELEQGYVSLADPAVVRDPGALGAVRSRVAELESAIPAMMARWEELETIASE, encoded by the coding sequence ATGTCGCTCGTATCGTTGCAGGACGTCAGTGTCGCCTTCGGGGGTCCCCCCGTGCTCAACCACGCCGATTTCGCGATCGAGCGCGGAGAGCGAGTCTGTCTGCTGGGCCGTAACGGCGCCGGCAAGAGCACGTTCATGAAGGTGCTCGATGGCACGCAGGTGCCCGACAGCGGGGCCGTGGTGAAGCTGGGCGGCGTGACCATGGCGCGGCTCGACCAGGAGATGCCGCTCGCGCTCACCGGGTCGATGTTCGAGGTGGTGGCCGAAGGGTTGGGCGATCGCGGCCGCCTGCTGACCGAGTATCACGCCGCGTCGATCCGCGTCAGCACGGATCACTCCGACGCCGCCCTGCGTGAGCTCGACCGCCTGCATCGCGCCCTCGATTCGGCCGACGCCTGGCAGCTGCACATCCGCGTCGAGACGGTGCTCGAGCATCTGGCGCTCGACCCGGAGGCGCGCATTGAGCAGGCCTCAGGTGGTCGCACGCGACAGGCGTTGCTGGCACGCGCACTGGTGTGCGAGCCCGATCTCATTCTGCTCGACGAGCCCACCAACCATCTCGACATCGAAGCCATCGAGTGGATGGAGGAGTACCTCACGTCGCGCGGTCTCACGCTGATTTTCGTGACCCACGATCGCGCGTTCCTGCGCCGCGTGGCCACGCGCATCGTGGAACTCGATCGCGGCCGCCTCGTGGACTTCGGGACCGACTACGACACGTATCTCGAACGGAAGGACGCCATGCTGGCGTCGGAAGCGAAGTCGTGGGAAGAATTCGACAAGCGCTTGGCGAAGGAAGAGGTGTGGATCCGCACCGGCATTCAGGCGCGACGCACGCGAAACGAAGGACGCGTGCGCGGTCTCGAAGCGCTACGCGTGGAGCGGTCGCAGCGCCGTGAGCGCGTGGGTACGACACGGGCGCAGACACAGGACGCGGAGCGTTCAGGGCGGATGGTGATCGAGGCCAACGCCATCAGCTTCAACCACGGCACCAAGCCGATCGTCTCGGAGCTCACCGCCACCATCATGCGCGGCGATCGGGTGGGATTGGTGGGGCCGAACGGCTGTGGCAAGACCACACTCATCAAGTTGTTGCTGGGGGAACTCACGCCGCAGAGCGGTTCGATCCGTCACGGCACGAATCTCGAGATTGCGTATTTCGATCAGCGTCGTGAGCAGCTCGATCCCGAGCGCAGCGTGTTCGACAGCATTGCCGACGGCGCCGAGTTCGTGTCGGTGGGCGGACAGCAGCGGCATGTGAACGGCTATTTGCAGGACTTCCTCTTCACCCCCGATCGCGCGCGCACTCCGGTTCGTGCCTTGAGCGGCGGTGAGCGCAATCGACTGCTGCTGGCTCGCTTGTTCACCCGCTCGTTCAACGTGCTCGTCCTCGACGAACCCACGAACGATCTCGACATCGAAACGCTCGATGTACTCGAGGCGCTGCTCGCCGGGTTCACCGGCACGTTGTTGCTCGTGTCGCACGATCGTGCCTTCCTCGATGCCGTCGTCTCGAGCACGCTCGTGTTCGAAGGGAAGGGCGTGATCCGCGAGTACGTGGGTGGGTACACCGACTGGCTGCGTCAGCGGCCGGCACCGGTGGTGGTGACGGCGTCCCCGCCGAAGCGCGTCGAGGTCCCCAGCACGGTCAAGCCGAAGAAGCGGAAGCTCTCGTACAAGGAGACGCAGGAACTGGCGGCACTGCCGGATCGGATCAGCGCGAGTGAGCAGGAGCTGGAGCAGGGGTACGTCTCACTCGCCGACCCGGCGGTGGTTCGTGACCCGGGTGCCCTCGGTGCCGTCCGTAGCCGGGTGGCCGAACTCGAGTCGGCGATCCCGGCGATGATGGCCCGCTGGGAAGAGCTGGAAACGATCGCCTCCGAGTAA
- a CDS encoding thiol-disulfide oxidoreductase DCC family protein: MANATDTPLSDTRAVLLYDGDCGFCAGSVQFVLGHEPAAARARLAFAPLQGAFGTRVREQFPELAGVDSVVWYDPAVPRVRVRSAAALAALAHLGGVWAVVAALGHLVPRVLRDAIYDQVARRRFEMAAPACLLPTPEERARFLP, encoded by the coding sequence ATGGCCAATGCGACGGACACGCCCCTTTCGGATACCCGGGCGGTGCTGCTGTACGACGGGGACTGCGGATTTTGCGCGGGCAGTGTGCAGTTCGTGCTGGGCCATGAACCAGCAGCGGCCCGCGCGCGCCTGGCGTTCGCGCCGTTGCAGGGCGCGTTCGGCACCCGCGTGCGCGAGCAGTTTCCGGAGTTGGCCGGTGTGGACTCGGTGGTGTGGTACGACCCGGCCGTCCCCCGCGTACGAGTGCGGAGCGCCGCCGCCCTCGCGGCCTTGGCTCACCTTGGCGGGGTATGGGCCGTCGTCGCGGCGTTGGGGCATCTCGTCCCCCGCGTGCTCCGCGATGCCATCTACGACCAGGTCGCCCGACGCCGCTTCGAGATGGCCGCCCCGGCCTGCCTCCTGCCCACCCCTGAGGAACGCGCGCGCTTCCTTCCGTAG
- a CDS encoding DUF885 family protein — translation MIRTSRAVLSAASLFVIPAALAAQPGGVKSTTRQNFPTDPAASVPALSALVAARTSEMADVISRFASDQQVLQRRYDAPDSPAQRTRTRAFYTSWRARLGELAFDKLSQEGKADYALLENHLRYQLELMDREEIQRKEMLPLLSFADRVLALQDERRDLKTIDAQASARTLADVTKLVDSLRALLEPAPARPAGDSVNGAPRPARVAAPKVSRTVGNRAADQLDQIRNTVGVWYRYYNGYDPLFSWWATNPYQKLDEAMRRYATTIRTRVVGIQPAPVVAGGGQGGAGAAQAPRNAAAANEPIIGDPIGAEGLAADLRHAMIPYTADELIAIAEKEYAFSLSEAKKAAREMGLGDDWKAAMEKVKNMYVDPGKQPDLIRDLANEADAFFAKHDWVTIPALAREDWRMEMMAPERQRVSPFFLGGDLILVSYPTADMTDEEKLMSLRGNNPYFSRAVVFHELNPGHHLQGFMSARYNPHRRVFSTPFWNEGQSLYWEMFLWDRDFHVTPEDRLGALAWRMHRSARIVFSLSFHLGKMTPEQAIEYVVDKVPFERANAEGEVRRSFNGSYSPIYQAAYMLGGLQLRALYKELVMSKKMTDREFHDAVLQGGPMPIAMVRARLANVKLTREGAAPWRFADDLPTPRPFPSK, via the coding sequence GTGATTCGTACGTCGCGCGCTGTGCTCTCCGCTGCTTCGTTGTTCGTGATTCCTGCCGCGTTGGCGGCGCAACCCGGCGGTGTGAAGTCCACGACCCGGCAGAACTTCCCGACCGATCCGGCGGCGAGCGTTCCCGCGCTCAGCGCCCTCGTGGCGGCGCGCACGAGTGAGATGGCGGATGTCATCTCGCGGTTCGCGTCCGATCAGCAGGTACTGCAGCGTCGCTACGACGCGCCCGATTCGCCGGCGCAGCGCACGCGCACGCGCGCCTTCTACACGTCATGGCGCGCACGTCTGGGAGAGCTCGCCTTCGACAAGTTGTCGCAGGAAGGCAAGGCCGACTACGCGCTGCTCGAGAATCATCTGCGCTATCAGCTCGAACTGATGGACCGAGAGGAGATTCAGCGTAAGGAGATGCTCCCGTTGTTGAGTTTCGCCGATCGCGTGCTCGCCTTGCAGGATGAACGGCGCGATCTCAAGACCATCGATGCGCAGGCCTCGGCCCGTACGCTCGCCGATGTGACCAAGCTGGTGGACAGCCTGCGCGCACTGCTCGAGCCTGCGCCGGCCCGCCCGGCTGGCGACAGTGTGAATGGTGCCCCGCGTCCGGCACGCGTAGCGGCGCCCAAGGTGTCGCGCACGGTGGGCAACCGCGCCGCCGACCAGCTCGACCAGATCCGCAATACCGTGGGCGTGTGGTATCGCTATTACAACGGGTACGATCCGCTCTTTTCGTGGTGGGCCACCAATCCGTATCAGAAGCTCGATGAGGCGATGCGGCGCTACGCGACGACCATTCGCACGCGGGTGGTCGGTATTCAGCCGGCACCGGTCGTCGCAGGCGGCGGGCAGGGCGGAGCCGGTGCTGCGCAGGCGCCCCGCAACGCGGCGGCGGCCAACGAACCGATCATCGGCGATCCGATCGGCGCCGAGGGACTCGCGGCGGATCTGCGCCACGCCATGATTCCGTATACGGCCGACGAGTTGATCGCGATCGCCGAGAAGGAGTACGCGTTCAGTCTGTCCGAAGCCAAGAAGGCCGCACGTGAGATGGGCCTGGGCGACGACTGGAAGGCGGCGATGGAGAAGGTGAAGAACATGTACGTCGACCCCGGTAAGCAGCCGGATCTCATTCGCGATCTCGCGAACGAGGCCGACGCCTTCTTCGCGAAGCACGACTGGGTGACGATCCCCGCGCTGGCCCGCGAAGACTGGCGCATGGAGATGATGGCCCCCGAGCGTCAGCGCGTCTCACCGTTCTTTCTGGGCGGCGATCTCATTCTCGTGTCATATCCCACCGCGGACATGACCGACGAAGAGAAGCTGATGAGTCTGCGCGGCAACAATCCATATTTCTCGCGCGCGGTCGTGTTTCACGAACTGAATCCCGGCCATCATCTGCAAGGGTTCATGTCGGCCCGCTACAACCCCCATCGGCGCGTGTTCTCGACCCCGTTCTGGAACGAAGGACAGTCGTTGTACTGGGAGATGTTCCTGTGGGATCGTGACTTCCACGTCACGCCGGAAGACCGACTCGGAGCACTCGCGTGGCGCATGCATCGCAGCGCGCGCATCGTCTTCTCGCTCAGCTTCCATCTGGGCAAGATGACGCCGGAGCAGGCCATCGAATACGTGGTGGACAAGGTGCCGTTCGAGCGGGCCAACGCGGAAGGTGAAGTGCGTCGGTCGTTCAACGGGTCGTACTCACCGATCTATCAGGCCGCGTACATGCTGGGCGGATTACAGCTGCGCGCGCTGTATAAGGAATTGGTGATGTCGAAGAAGATGACGGACCGCGAGTTCCACGACGCCGTGCTGCAAGGTGGCCCGATGCCGATCGCGATGGTGCGCGCGCGGCTGGCCAATGTGAAGCTCACGCGTGAAGGAGCGGCGCCGTGGCGCTTCGCCGACGACCTGCCGACCCCGCGCCCGTTCCCGTCGAAGTAG
- a CDS encoding alpha/beta fold hydrolase yields MALTAARITALALLAAGAALGVGLGTGAPTLARLSRFETKAIEGMPIVGNKAAFRLFDMPDSVAVYGTQYFLPSRGTIIILHGLGAHDALAMQAGDSLRRVTGMNILFLDLRGNGRSGGARGRIGHDTQYADDLAGVVRELKRANPSGPVLLVGVRQGAGTVLAFAAHASDAEQPRVQGIALVDPILTLDSLQVAGTQDGGAFQWHTRRLRTQQLMNVVALHFADRLPVAYQRAQQPDGPTARTFSWRAIRTLLPRDPWAIANDVPLPLLLVRRETPSAAPLRRTDRHEVESLPAEASLFTSATWRMFERWTAQFSADAAMPENVLPYVPIPLTDTTR; encoded by the coding sequence GTGGCGCTGACCGCAGCCCGCATCACTGCGCTCGCGCTACTCGCTGCGGGTGCTGCGCTCGGCGTCGGACTCGGCACCGGCGCGCCCACGCTCGCGCGCCTTTCACGCTTCGAGACGAAAGCCATCGAAGGGATGCCGATCGTGGGCAACAAAGCCGCGTTCCGCCTCTTCGACATGCCCGACAGTGTCGCCGTGTACGGCACGCAGTATTTCCTGCCGTCGCGGGGCACGATCATCATCCTGCATGGACTCGGAGCGCACGATGCGCTGGCCATGCAGGCCGGCGACTCGCTCCGTCGTGTGACCGGTATGAACATTCTGTTCCTCGACCTGCGCGGAAACGGGCGGTCGGGGGGCGCCCGCGGACGCATCGGGCACGATACGCAGTACGCCGACGACCTCGCCGGTGTCGTGCGCGAACTCAAGCGCGCGAATCCGTCGGGGCCCGTGTTGCTGGTGGGAGTACGTCAGGGCGCCGGCACTGTGCTGGCGTTTGCCGCACACGCGAGCGACGCCGAGCAGCCACGCGTGCAGGGGATCGCGCTGGTGGATCCCATCCTGACGCTTGATTCGCTGCAGGTGGCAGGCACCCAGGACGGCGGCGCTTTTCAGTGGCACACCCGACGATTGCGCACCCAACAGCTGATGAATGTCGTGGCCCTGCACTTCGCCGATCGACTCCCGGTGGCGTATCAGCGTGCGCAGCAGCCTGACGGACCGACCGCGCGCACCTTCAGCTGGCGCGCGATTCGCACCCTGCTGCCACGCGATCCGTGGGCCATCGCGAACGACGTACCGCTGCCGTTGTTGCTGGTGCGCCGTGAGACGCCGAGCGCCGCGCCCTTACGACGCACCGACCGACACGAGGTGGAGTCCCTGCCGGCCGAGGCGTCGCTGTTTACGTCGGCCACCTGGCGCATGTTCGAACGGTGGACGGCGCAATTTTCCGCCGATGCCGCCATGCCGGAGAACGTTCTGCCGTACGTGCCGATCCCGCTCACCGACACGACACGGTAG
- a CDS encoding ribonuclease HII codes for MDEVGRGPLAGPVVACAVVMPPDRRAIAGVDDSKQLDAATRVRLAARIREQALVVSLGAASAREIDRINIYHATVLAMRRALSRVPERLGCEPHHVLVDGKPLRTLGHVHTAVVKGDAKCYAIACASIVAKVTRDRLMHALAARHDGYAWERNSGYGTAAHRAALDERGLTPHHRRSFCLDEQVSLLLDAMTPDDLGVPSHGLYTE; via the coding sequence GTGGATGAAGTCGGACGGGGCCCGCTTGCGGGCCCCGTTGTCGCATGTGCCGTCGTCATGCCCCCCGACCGCCGCGCGATCGCGGGCGTCGACGATTCGAAGCAGCTCGATGCCGCCACGCGCGTGAGGCTCGCCGCCCGCATACGGGAGCAGGCCCTCGTGGTCTCGCTCGGTGCGGCCAGTGCACGCGAGATCGATCGGATCAACATCTACCACGCCACCGTCCTCGCCATGCGGCGCGCCCTTTCGCGCGTGCCCGAGCGTCTGGGCTGCGAGCCCCATCACGTGCTGGTCGACGGCAAGCCGCTCCGTACGCTCGGCCACGTACACACGGCCGTGGTGAAGGGCGACGCCAAGTGCTACGCGATTGCCTGTGCGTCGATCGTGGCCAAAGTGACCCGTGACCGGCTCATGCACGCGCTCGCGGCGCGACACGACGGCTACGCGTGGGAGCGGAACAGCGGCTACGGTACCGCTGCGCACCGAGCCGCGCTCGACGAACGCGGGCTTACGCCGCATCATCGTCGTAGCTTCTGTCTCGACGAGCAGGTATCCCTGCTGCTCGACGCGATGACCCCCGATGACCTCGGTGTCCCCTCACACGGCCTTTACACGGAGTAG
- a CDS encoding ATP-binding protein produces the protein MTSSMPLSAPTRRGESLGALAFARFGPSAIVAAILYFLAVAAPLAASFRFGSNFGVWPATAVGIFTLFLTPRTLRPIMVAALAVMNWCALELFVAGTLPVQLLLIVARSVGEWGTTELTERVLRRAPDFEQPGDLARFGLLASVGTIPLAAVLGGIGYSAMGRGTVLMEGFQWWVSEITWVLLLVPALMHLRRLQVVATEATTRQQILERLLFFEALALSLLVAFSYTSSSAFQPPLGVVVSPLLIWSAFRLGVGTTLWGTIAVAGACVLATLNGRGPFVGLSDETFYQIAWAQGYAFVVGISHILLAVAVGQRRADAEERARILEAVRTSSARLEAHFAGARDAVAVVDAGGVLVAASPTASQLVAQMQADGARSWQRALGGETFTETMRLGPDHEYAVTMLPLRDARDSIIGASASAVNLTDLRSEIAAEERSQRLATVGRLAGGIAHDFNNIMMVILGNLTLLKESIPPNDRKRADVDEASAAAQRAVGLTRQLLAYARRQTIEPQQLDLGDHVRHMASMLERLLGADIALTVDVTTGDSSVWIDPSQLDQVVVNLSVNARDAMPGGGALRLVIAKDRLDEVLAAEVGMSAGNVITLMVQDEGHGIAPDTLPHVFEPFFSTKPTGKGSGLGLATVDGIVRQAGGAISVVSSVEHGATFTIRLPHVPAALPDAAKPAARLAAPTIPLDTPRTAGVT, from the coding sequence ATGACCAGCTCGATGCCGCTCTCGGCACCGACGCGACGCGGTGAATCGCTCGGGGCGCTCGCCTTCGCGCGCTTCGGGCCGTCGGCGATCGTGGCCGCGATTCTCTATTTCCTCGCCGTTGCCGCCCCCCTCGCCGCGTCGTTCCGGTTCGGGTCGAACTTCGGCGTCTGGCCCGCCACGGCCGTCGGCATCTTCACGCTGTTCCTCACGCCACGCACGCTGCGGCCCATCATGGTCGCGGCGCTCGCCGTGATGAACTGGTGTGCGCTCGAACTCTTCGTGGCGGGAACGTTGCCGGTGCAGCTGCTCCTCATCGTGGCGCGTAGCGTCGGCGAGTGGGGCACGACCGAACTCACCGAGCGCGTCCTCCGACGCGCGCCCGACTTCGAACAGCCCGGTGACTTGGCCCGGTTCGGTCTTCTCGCCTCGGTGGGCACGATTCCCCTGGCCGCGGTGCTCGGCGGCATCGGCTATTCGGCGATGGGCCGTGGCACGGTGTTGATGGAGGGCTTCCAGTGGTGGGTGTCGGAGATCACCTGGGTGCTGCTGCTCGTGCCGGCGCTGATGCATTTGCGCCGGTTGCAGGTCGTTGCGACCGAAGCGACGACCCGACAGCAAATTCTCGAACGGCTGCTCTTTTTCGAAGCGCTCGCCCTCTCGCTCCTCGTTGCTTTTTCGTACACCAGCAGCTCGGCGTTCCAGCCGCCACTCGGTGTCGTGGTCAGTCCGCTGCTCATCTGGTCGGCGTTCCGATTGGGCGTGGGCACGACGCTGTGGGGAACGATCGCCGTGGCTGGTGCCTGCGTGCTTGCCACCCTCAACGGGCGCGGTCCCTTCGTCGGTCTCTCCGACGAAACGTTCTATCAGATCGCTTGGGCGCAGGGGTACGCGTTCGTCGTGGGGATCTCGCATATCCTGCTGGCGGTCGCCGTGGGGCAGCGTCGCGCCGACGCGGAGGAGCGCGCCCGCATTCTCGAGGCGGTGCGCACATCGTCGGCACGGCTCGAGGCGCACTTCGCTGGTGCGCGTGATGCCGTGGCCGTGGTCGATGCTGGCGGTGTATTGGTGGCCGCCTCACCCACCGCGTCGCAGCTCGTGGCACAGATGCAGGCGGATGGCGCACGGAGCTGGCAGCGCGCGTTGGGCGGCGAGACGTTCACCGAAACGATGCGCCTCGGTCCCGATCACGAGTACGCGGTCACAATGCTCCCACTGCGCGACGCGCGGGACAGCATCATCGGTGCGTCGGCCAGCGCCGTGAACCTGACCGACCTGCGCAGCGAAATCGCCGCCGAAGAACGCAGTCAGCGACTCGCCACCGTGGGCCGACTGGCCGGCGGCATCGCGCACGATTTCAACAACATCATGATGGTGATCCTCGGCAACCTCACGTTGCTGAAGGAGAGTATTCCGCCCAATGATCGCAAGCGCGCCGACGTGGATGAGGCCAGTGCCGCGGCGCAACGCGCCGTGGGACTTACACGACAGCTGCTGGCCTACGCGCGACGCCAGACGATCGAGCCGCAGCAACTCGATCTCGGCGACCATGTACGGCACATGGCCAGCATGCTGGAGCGACTCCTCGGCGCCGACATCGCGCTCACAGTGGACGTGACCACCGGCGACTCGTCCGTGTGGATCGACCCGTCGCAACTCGATCAGGTGGTGGTGAACCTGTCCGTGAATGCACGCGATGCCATGCCGGGCGGCGGAGCACTTCGACTCGTGATCGCCAAGGATCGTCTCGATGAGGTGCTCGCCGCTGAAGTCGGCATGTCTGCCGGTAACGTGATCACGCTCATGGTGCAGGACGAAGGACACGGCATCGCGCCCGACACGCTGCCGCATGTGTTCGAGCCGTTCTTCTCGACGAAACCCACCGGCAAAGGCTCGGGTCTTGGTCTCGCCACCGTCGATGGTATTGTCCGACAGGCAGGCGGTGCGATCAGTGTCGTCTCGTCGGTGGAACACGGTGCGACGTTCACGATCCGACTGCCACACGTACCCGCCGCGCTTCCCGACGCCGCGAAGCCAGCGGCCCGCTTGGCGGCGCCGACTATTCCGCTGGACACTCCGCGCACCGCCGGTGTGACGTGA